A genomic window from Planococcus rifietoensis includes:
- a CDS encoding TetR/AcrR family transcriptional regulator yields MPSKRQENKQLQTDKIVEAAKELFTERGLNDVQMKDIAERAGAGVATVFRYFPKKDELIVEVAIRSLDAIEAEFQRIISMKSSAFERLEQLLDTLLDAQKAEQYKSARFREAFESYASFRTEPLPEIDRYLARQRQIMDLLEPLIQDGQRDGSINSSIPAKPLIVTIINSYSSFTNNVALKSSISYLDEDIQPETQQQVLKKVLLDYCRA; encoded by the coding sequence ATGCCATCAAAACGACAAGAAAACAAACAACTGCAAACCGATAAAATCGTTGAAGCTGCAAAAGAACTCTTCACAGAACGCGGGCTGAACGACGTGCAAATGAAAGACATCGCCGAACGCGCCGGTGCCGGTGTAGCCACCGTCTTCCGCTACTTTCCGAAAAAGGACGAATTGATCGTCGAAGTCGCCATCCGTTCACTGGATGCCATAGAAGCTGAATTCCAGCGCATCATTTCCATGAAATCAAGCGCCTTCGAACGGCTGGAACAATTGCTCGATACTTTGCTCGATGCACAAAAAGCTGAACAATATAAATCCGCACGTTTCCGGGAAGCATTCGAAAGTTATGCCTCGTTCCGCACCGAACCGCTTCCTGAGATTGACCGCTACTTGGCAAGGCAGCGCCAGATCATGGATTTGCTCGAACCGCTCATTCAAGATGGCCAACGAGACGGCTCCATCAATAGCTCAATTCCCGCTAAACCGCTTATCGTCACCATCATCAACAGCTATTCAAGCTTCACGAACAACGTCGCCTTAAAATCGTCCATCTCTTACCTGGACGAAGACATCCAACCCGAAACCCAGCAGCAAGTGTTAAAGAAAGTCCTGCTCGACTATTGCAGGGCTTAA
- a CDS encoding amidase: MSNELAQKSIGELAPLIQSKQVSPVELTEQVLANVDLYDGDINAYISVQKEQALEAAAQAEQEIQSGNYRGALHGIPMALKDILYFKGEKATMGSSIHSEFVADFDATVVSKLKMSGVTFTGKLNMHEYAWGATTTNPHFGPCKNPWDLTKIPGGSSGGSGAAVVSHMSIASLGTDTGGSIRIPASSCGIIGLKPTHGRISKYGCFPLAWSLDHIGPMTKTVYDAALLLELLSGYDPKDPTSIDRPAKNFSGLLESDAKDLVIGIEEEYFFKNVDSRVDEQVRHVLKQLEDAGAVIKPVSIPSLKQAEFAELVTITTEASAVHHANLLKSPEKYGEDVRFLLEVGELMSGVDYVQSQQIRRKLDLEFAAAFDSVDVLISPTLPFLSPPIGSQTVDVNGQELSFLDEVIRFTGPGNLTGLPALSIPVGVKDGLPVGLQIMGPAFEEEKVLRAAALIERMELMKGHAPTLVK, encoded by the coding sequence ATGAGCAATGAACTCGCGCAGAAATCCATCGGGGAACTGGCGCCGCTCATCCAATCGAAACAGGTGTCGCCTGTCGAGTTGACGGAGCAGGTATTGGCAAACGTCGATTTATACGACGGGGACATCAATGCGTATATAAGCGTGCAAAAAGAACAAGCACTGGAAGCTGCCGCCCAAGCTGAACAGGAAATCCAAAGCGGCAATTATCGCGGCGCGCTTCATGGGATTCCGATGGCACTAAAAGATATTCTGTATTTTAAAGGCGAGAAGGCGACGATGGGATCGAGCATCCACAGTGAGTTCGTGGCGGATTTCGATGCGACGGTCGTCTCGAAATTGAAGATGTCGGGTGTGACATTCACCGGCAAGCTCAATATGCACGAATATGCGTGGGGCGCGACGACGACCAATCCGCATTTCGGGCCGTGCAAAAACCCGTGGGACCTAACGAAGATTCCAGGCGGCTCCAGCGGCGGATCGGGTGCTGCGGTGGTGTCCCATATGTCGATTGCGTCCCTCGGTACGGATACGGGCGGCTCGATCCGCATCCCGGCGTCGAGCTGCGGCATCATCGGGCTTAAGCCGACCCATGGGCGCATTTCGAAATACGGCTGCTTCCCGCTCGCTTGGTCGCTCGATCATATCGGGCCGATGACAAAGACGGTGTACGATGCGGCATTGTTATTGGAATTATTAAGCGGCTACGATCCGAAAGACCCGACTTCGATCGACCGCCCGGCGAAGAATTTCTCAGGTTTATTGGAAAGCGATGCGAAAGATTTAGTCATCGGCATTGAGGAGGAATATTTCTTTAAAAACGTCGATAGCCGTGTGGACGAACAAGTGCGACACGTTTTGAAACAGCTGGAAGATGCGGGTGCGGTCATTAAGCCTGTCAGTATTCCGTCCTTGAAGCAAGCGGAATTTGCGGAGCTCGTGACGATCACGACAGAAGCGAGCGCTGTGCATCATGCGAATTTATTGAAATCGCCGGAGAAATACGGCGAAGACGTGCGCTTTTTACTCGAAGTCGGCGAATTGATGAGCGGCGTCGATTACGTCCAGTCCCAGCAGATCCGGCGGAAACTAGATCTGGAATTCGCCGCAGCGTTTGACAGCGTCGATGTGCTGATCAGCCCGACCTTGCCGTTCCTGTCCCCGCCGATCGGTTCGCAGACGGTGGATGTCAACGGCCAGGAATTAAGTTTCTTGGATGAAGTGATCCGCTTTACGGGGCCGGGAAATCTGACCGGCTTACCGGCGCTCAGCATTCCGGTAGGGGTAAAAGATGGCTTGCCAGTAGGATTACAGATCATGGGTCCGGCTTTTGAAGAAGAGAAAGTGCTGCGGGCAGCGGCACTGATTGAACGAATGGAATTGATGAAAGGCCATGCACCGACCTTAGTAAAATAG
- a CDS encoding SDR family NAD(P)-dependent oxidoreductase — protein MRLENKVAIITGGGSGMGEAAVRLFAKEGAKVVATDINVEAAEKVAQAVRAAGFEAVAMKQNVADKTDWQSVISQTVETFGKIDVLVNNAGISVAKDFLDQTEEDFAKGFAINTNSVMYGMQLAIPHMIKNGGGSIVNVSSIAALTGMSGAGVYTASKGAVRSITKAAAVDYGKQNIRVNSVHPGYIVTPMSAEYMESEKFRPHFLAQIALPELGNATEVANAMLFLASDEASHITGIELPVDGGVTAK, from the coding sequence ATGAGATTGGAAAACAAAGTAGCCATTATCACTGGCGGCGGATCTGGCATGGGAGAAGCGGCTGTTCGCTTGTTTGCAAAAGAAGGAGCGAAAGTCGTCGCCACTGACATTAATGTGGAAGCGGCGGAAAAGGTCGCGCAAGCTGTACGAGCAGCGGGATTTGAAGCGGTGGCGATGAAGCAGAATGTGGCAGACAAAACAGATTGGCAGTCCGTCATCAGTCAGACCGTTGAAACTTTCGGCAAGATCGATGTTCTCGTCAATAACGCAGGCATTTCGGTGGCTAAAGATTTCCTGGACCAAACCGAAGAAGATTTTGCGAAGGGCTTTGCAATCAATACGAACAGCGTTATGTACGGCATGCAGCTGGCGATTCCGCATATGATTAAAAACGGCGGCGGATCGATTGTCAATGTGTCATCGATCGCAGCGTTGACTGGCATGTCCGGAGCGGGCGTTTACACGGCATCCAAGGGAGCTGTCCGGTCGATTACAAAAGCGGCAGCTGTCGATTACGGCAAACAGAACATCCGTGTCAACTCTGTTCATCCGGGATATATCGTGACGCCGATGAGTGCGGAATACATGGAAAGTGAAAAATTCCGCCCACATTTCCTCGCACAAATTGCGCTTCCTGAGCTTGGCAATGCAACCGAAGTCGCCAATGCGATGTTGTTCCTCGCATCAGATGAAGCCAGTCACATCACGGGCATCGAGCTTCCGGTAGACGGCGGCGTGACGGCGAAATAA